Proteins from one Pristis pectinata isolate sPriPec2 chromosome 34, sPriPec2.1.pri, whole genome shotgun sequence genomic window:
- the LOC127585881 gene encoding probable G-protein coupled receptor 139 translates to MGRQALPIQIFYPILAVIGVPVNLLSFLILLQGKCGLSKETTCYMMAMTVGDLMVLVFNVTVSQIVRYHSPDSLLKYTPVCRASAFLQGFSLQLTSWFTVSFTFDRFVAICCGELRLRYCTERTAAVVLTAVSLISLLTNIPLPFRYEPCFTVNRVQYGCCTMVGYLASPVWAAHRWVTTLSTTFLPIPALLLLNSLTARHILVASRARRALRISRCGDPNGDPEIKSRRTSIILLFAISGSFAAMSAPISVIHAWVGVTETVTFKGSSSLYLAVQITFLLRCTGSCTNTCVYALTQSRFRAQMKAVVKSPFVPLIKQFTQ, encoded by the coding sequence CAAGGgaagtgtggtctctccaaagaGACAACCTGCTACATGATGGCCATGACAGTGGGAGATCTCATGGTGCTGGTTTTCAACGTGACAGTCAGCCAGATCGTTCGGTATCATTCCCCGGACTCGCTACTCAAGTACACTCCCGTGTGCCGGGCCAGCGCCTTCCTACAGGGCTTCAGCCTACAACTCACCTCCTGGTTCACCGTGTCTTTCACCTTTGACCGCTTTGTGGCCATTTGCTGTGGGGAGCTCAGGCTGAGATATTGCACTGAGAGGACAGCCGCTGTGGTCCTGACAGCCGTCTCCCTGATCAGCTTATTAACCAACATCCCTCTGCCTTTCCGCTACGAGCCCTGCTTCACTGTTAACCGTGTCCAGTATGGTTGCTGCACCATGGTGGGGTATCTCGCTTCACCGGTGTGGGCAGCTCACCGTTGGGTCACCACGCTCTCAACCACGTTCCTCCCCATCCCTGCCCTCTTGCTGCTGAACTCGCTGACTGCCAGGCACATCCTCGTGGCCAGCAGGGCTCGCAGAGCCCTGAGGATCAGTCGCTGCGGAGACCCCAACGGCGACCCCGAGATCAAAAGTCGGAGGACATCCATCATCCTGCTCTTTGCCATCTCGGGAAGCTTCGCCGCTATGTCGGCTCCCATCAGCGTGATCCACGCCTGGGTCGGTGTCACCGAGACCGTCACCTTTAAAGGGTCCAGCTCGCTGTATTTGGCCGTACAAATTACATTCCTGCTGAGGTGCACCGGTTCCTGCACAAACACCTGTGTTTATGCTTTGACCCAGAGCAGATTCAGAGCGCAGATGAAAGCCGTGGTGAAATCCCCCTTCGTTCCTCTTATTAAACAATTTACACAGTGA